The following DNA comes from Seriola aureovittata isolate HTS-2021-v1 ecotype China chromosome 15, ASM2101889v1, whole genome shotgun sequence.
aaactacaGTATCTTTTACTGAGAAGCCAAAGCACACAGAAGTATGCCTGGTGATGTaataacttttttgttttgtttttgtttttgttttttacaacttttcatTCTTAAATAAGTTTTGCATGTGTGAACTGTTTCTTCACAGCTTTTAAATGCACTGGAAAAGAAGCTAAAGGTTCTCTTAAATGGCAATATAACAAGGATTAAAAGGTAGGTATCTGGTTTGTGGCTTTGTTCATGTTATAGAAATGTGATGGCTGTATTTCATGTACCTTGCATATTGCAGTAATATTGATTAATTGTATTGTTCCCCCCCTAAGGCTCCCAGCCATTGTACGAGGGGCAAAAGTTGACCGATACTGGCCCACAGCTGACGGCAGACTGATCGAGTATGACATTGACCGGGTGGTGTATGAAGAAGATTCTGCAtaccaaaacataaaaatattgcaCTCACAGCAGTTTGGAAATATCCTAGTACTCAATGGAGATGTTAGTAAGTGTATACAACACTACAATACATGGcttatttgtcattttgagaCAAAAGCTACAGTCAGTTTGCAAATTTGAAATctgaaattatattatttattaatttattatattatttattattttcatttattaagtACACTTTAAACAGGGTGTTAATGTGACACTTAAGTGTAATTTAATGTACTTGATTAAACATTCCTCATGAATTTAATGATGATTGTTGTGTTAGCTTCTGTTAAATGAATCATTTGACTTGCAGACCTGGCAGAGAGTGATTTGGCCTACACCCAAGCCATCATAGGTAGCGGAAAAGAGAATTATGCTGGAAAAGAGGTGCTGATActaggaggaggagatggaggcaTCCTTGCTGAGGTGGTCAAACAAAAGCCAAAGATGATCACCATGGTGGAGATATCCTTTGCtggaacttttctttttacacctGTATTGTGACTTCCACTTTACCTCAGGCAATGTAGTTTTCCTTCCCAGCAATTTACCAGTGTTTATAATTGAACATCTGCACCTGATTGATGCTTCCTTAACTAAGTGCTTACATTGACCAGAAGGTGATAGACGGGTGCAGAACGCACATGCGCAAGACTTGTGGCAATATCCTTGACAACCTGAAGGGAGACTGTTACCAAGTGAGTGCTGAATAAATATTCAATGGTGATCCTGTATAACTGGTGTCATGAAGCTGATTAGCAACTGCATTTGTTAACTCTGGGCTTTTCTATCCAACCTTGAGCACAGTTCAAGTGCTCAGAGCTGTGTTGTAcaacaaaatgtgtaaattatAATCACTTATCTAGAATAGAATGACAAGCTTTAGAAACACTAGAAAActattatttaaatataattaaattaaaatgattccaCTGATCTATTAAGGATATCCATACCTCTCTATTATTTGTCAATTTATCATAAATTCCTGTGTCTATGTCAAGATCCTGttatgatgatttgtttttccagtgattaGTAGGTAGGTTATAATTAGTAGGTTAGTAGTCGGGCTGTTGAAAGCTTCATGATActgatgacaaaatgaaagaacCTTAAGAAGAAAATTGAGTGAATTCTCCTTGTCTCTTGCTTTACAGATACTAGTCGAGGACTGTGTCCCTGTGCTGAAGAAGTATGTCCAGGAAGGACGGATGTTTGACTACGTAATTAATGACCTCACTGCAGTCCCAATATCCACAGAGCCAGAAGAAGGTTTCTGTCTTTTACATATATACTTTGTACTTATACTATATATGTATAGGGGCTTCCGAAATTATTCAGACCCATTCATTTTTTCCACACTTAATTGTGTTGTAGGTTTAATTTGAAGTGGATTAAATTGCCATTTTTGCCCATCAGTCTACACCCAGTGAgccataatgacaaaataaaaaaacttacCCAAGAAGACTTAAGATTTGTGTATCTGTTGCCAGAAAGGGGCCTCTACAAAGTACTGGATTAAGGGTCgttatactatactactacattttaaaaatgacaatacatttacaaattttacattgaaaatttacatttatttacaagaaTAAGTCTACGAGAcaataaagtgtgcaaaaagtgaagaggtgtgaatactttctgaagccactctATATTTGCATGATCTGAGGTGTTACAGAAATGCAGTACAGAGATGTCATTGTTTAAcctatgtgtgtctgtcttacTGGATTTTGAAGACTCGACATGGGAGTTCCTGCGTCTCATCTTAGATCTGtcaataaaagtcctgcatcCAGCTGGGAAATATTTCACACAGGTGAGTCTCGTCCTTTTAGCAACTGCTGAGTATGATGAGTGCAAACTGTTAATATATCAATCAAGTATTAGCTCAGTAGGCATTAACTGAGATGAAGCATAGGTCAGATAGAGATGCTTTTTAACTTTTTCCCAACCTCCATTAAATACCAGGGATGCTCCCATCTGTCCTCACTTGTTTTTACTGAAAGCTTTGGCATAGTATCTTACTTTGCTTGTTTCATATATTTCCTGCTGTGAGAGGCTATTTGGGCAGGAAATATTCCAAGGAGggaacacagcacagcacagttaAACAAGTTGTCATTTTCTCTTGTTGTCAAGGAGAAAATTGCAGTGCTATTGAATGGGAGGGATGAAATTCTTCTTTGCTCTAAGCTTTATGGTCATGggtttttattataaaatcCAGTTTCAAATTGTCAAACAGGAATATCTTGGATAACATTTAACACAACTTCATTCTGTTGTGGCTGAGCATCGCAACACACCACTTACACTTACAGTTGTGgtggaagaaaaacatcactAGCTACAATATGTCTCATGACAGTGTGtcttgtgacattttctttttttctttttttttttcggatACTTGTCGTCAGGGTAACAGCGTGAATCTGACAGAGGCACTGAGTCAGTATGAAGAACAGCTGGGAAAGCTCTCATGTCCCGTGGACTTCTCCAAAGAGGTGGTGTGTGTGCCCTCCTACTTGGAGCTGTATCCTTTTATCAGTTCTAATTACTTGATGGACAAAATTCCATCCTTTgaattgtcatttatttatacattcCTGAACGGGGACAAaataatactgtacatttttgcTGTCATATTTTGCTGTGTACAATCCTTAATTGTCCTGTATCAGATGGGTTTTCTACACCATATGGAAGAAGTAGAGACCTCCAGTTTTCTGTGCTTGAATCCTCAGCAGCTGGAATGTGaatgctcttcttcttctttttcttcttcttcttcttctgctgtagCCTTAAAAGGTGTGCTCAGATTGAACTTTACATGAAAATTACAGTCAACACAAAGTTTGGAAGCAAAGTAGAGATTTCTGGCACAACCTCACCTACTTCCGAGGTGCgttgagatggaaaaaaagactAAAGAGGTCAAAACACCAGCATTGCTTGAAGTTTACtgaagaagttttttttattagacCGATGCGTTTCGGCTTGTGTAAGCCCCTAATGAAGGCCACAAGCCGAAACGCGTCGGTCTAATAATAGTTCTTCTGTGTACTACACTTTAGCATACTCCACAAAGTTTGGATAAATGCATTGTTATGTGGTctttaaaattttgaaaaaaggaACGGAGGCGGAGAAATagttgtaaagaaaaaaaaagagttccTGCAGTGTCAAATCCGTCTGCTTTTAAGTCTgagcagtacacacacacacacacacacacacacacacacacacacacacacagcagtctaTGTCTATTATCAGTGACTACATCTGTATTGTAGACTGAATAATAAGCATGGACTGCAAAACACTCCACGGTCAAGTTGATGTGAATAAATGGAGGTGGAAATTCACTTTGCATTCAGTCTGAACACATCTTAAGGggtacaatgacatttttattatccCCTATCCATTGATCCCTCATCTACCCTcatcttccttctctttcttcctttgttGGTTGTGTTTTACCGTTGTTTACCATTGTTGCAACTTATGAGTTGTATTTAATTTGTGTTACTTGATTTGGATTGTCCATTTGCATGTATGCTGAAGGAACTGTTAGTTGTTGAAACACTGATTTGATACACTGATAATGTGGTGTAACTCATCTtagaacaagtgtgtgtgttctctcttgttttctttaggtttttttttttttccttttctcttgaGTTATGAGCTCAAATCGTGTGATAGGCCAATCTATAGACTCAGCCCAGCTTAAGTGAGTCGCTTTTAAGCTCTATTTTTGTTACTGCCGCTCAAATGTGATTTGATTCTTTCAGGTTGTATCAAGGCAATGTGATCACGCCCAGAGAGACTGAAGTGTTGAAGtccaaatatgttttaaaagggAAACAATTCCACCACTTTAATGCCACCTCTGTGcttgtgctgtttttatgtcatgttttattaGCACCTTGCTTTCTCCtgatattttaagttttttttttttttttttaagactgtATTAGGTGCATGTAATGGACGGTGAATGTAGcttgcatatacagtacacagcaCGTTTACACGCGCTCAACCCTGTGGGActcaattacatttatttattctatataATTTCACCAAATGCTGTTCTGTCCCACTTGAGATAATCTTTGTGACCATctacaattaaaatgttttgggggaaaaatgtcgactttttttttttgccaaaagaaatgaaaagcatCAATAAAAATCAAGGACACGCTTTGAATACTTTAAGACAGCCTGTATGTGTAAATGGTGGAAAACGGTTGTGTTATGTATTGCACATTTTGAAACCCATGTATTCTGAAAATGTGTCcgaaatgattagttgataaCAGAAAATGAAGTGGCTTTCAAGCAGAATTACCAATAGTTGACTGAAATATGAAGCGTTTCCAGTTATGCCTCATCttatagtaaattaaatatctggGTTTTTGGACAggcacaagaaaaaaaatacaatttcaagAACACACTTTGGGCTCAGAGGACATTTTATGGTACAAACAAatgataggaaaaaaaaattgattaaacatgaatgtaaatgattattatttttttataagttCCACATGAAACCTATGAGTACATATTGTTTAACTTGAGGTTTTTATTGAGCTGGActtcacatttttctgccaaATTTCATTCATCCACAAATGAAGCAACCAGTGCTTTTGCAGCAAAAATCAATTCTGTCaattttttactgtaaatctaTCATTAGAGATGTGGATGTAagatttacctgcacattatgGGTGTTTACAGAAGCTGGGTTTTTTTGGACTACTTAATCATGGTGTTGCTCTAACATGTGTTGGACCAGACTGGATCCAGTCTGCTGGCTTGTCCTGATGTTGACTTGTTCTCCATGGGTCACCATCAATGTATGTAATTTACCATTGGAATATGACTTATATTGGTAACATCACTGTACAAAGGAATAAAGGCTGGTATGAATGGTCTAAATGTATGAGTATagaaaagtgtttaaaaatCAATTGCCATGCATAATTTAGGCTTTACATTGCCCATTTTGTCATATAATACATAAATTACTCTCTATTaatttacattatatacagtgcacgtatttcaaaataagagccaTTTAACAGTTGTCTGTTATGTGCTTTTCAGATCAGGGTGCtcactggtttctgttttgCCTGTTGATCTCGTTGAGGATCACATCCATACTGGCGTCCTCATCAGCTGTGATTGCTCTGTCTTCAAATGGACTACCTATAACACAGCACTGCTGTCATTATTTCTGATAGATACAATTTGTGGCAAACTATATAATAACCTCATGTAAACCTGTACGCAAGTGGTAATATGACAATATTGGATTATTATATGATAATACTGCAGTCCACTGACTGTCTTGTTTACAGTTTTAAGCTTGTGGGCACTCATACATGAAACCAAACATGTCAAATCAAGGTAACAGTAGATGTATTCAAAGAGCAGCAGCATTAGATAAAACTTGTTTTTACATAGTTGGGCAAGTGGAATAAAGCTCTGCTGCTAAGACCAGCCTATAAACTTATATTAAGTATATGATTTAGTAATCGTCAAAATTTATCATGAGTTACATAAAGAGCCTAGACTGTTCTCACTTACCAATGCCATTAATCTGTTCTGAGGAGTCACTGACAAGAAAAGAAGTAGAGCTGGATGAGTTGTTGGACTTTGAGGAATGAAGAGATGTTACTCTGGTCACTGATGACTTCTTCACGGTCTTCTGTGTTGCAGTGCGACTCCATTCTGTGAAAAGAGATTCGCCGAGATAAAGGTGAAAGGTAATATAATCACCGAGAGTTAGTTGATTACCATCTTCATGCATCTAATGGCCTTGGAACTAATACTTTGAAGGAACAAAGGAATCGGATGAGCACAGGCATGTCAACAATATGAAGGTTAGACTGGCCAGACTGGTAGAGCTGTGAAATGTAAAGGGGACATATCTAACCTGAGTTTTCTGCTAGTCTCATTGTGCCACAGCACAGGTGGATCCTCCATTGCCTTCTCACATTCTCCTTCGCCGCACAGTGGAACACGAATATAAAGAAACctcaaaaaacagaaacagcatttTATAAATACCACACCAAACCTTTTACAGTGTGGCAAAAGTGTACAGTGTACAATGTCATTAGTTTGGACTTACGGGTACAAGACATAGACCGGAAGAGTTTGTCCGCTAGATGTGTATTAGattatttcacagttttcattaaGGGGTCTGTTAGATGTCTAATTATTTTAACCATCCAGGTGCTAAATGTGAGTCGTCTTTTTTTgtggactgctgctgctgattacCACACAACTTTAGCAGTGTTTATAACTGGGAGTCTTACAGTTCTACAAGACTGAAACATTATTAAAGGCTTAGTCTTCTTATTTAGTAAGAAGTTACTAAATAACTTCTTGTTATTTAGTAGTTTTGGCCATCATTCCTATCCATAATTATAACATTGTACTCATCAGGTTAATTAGAGAATGAGATCACATCTGTAAAAAGACATATCACCTATTTGTAATacaaaataaaggcaaatgGGAAAATTATTACCATAACTGTCCTTTGTAAACATTAATTAGTTTACAGGCCAACATCTACTGTACTTCCCTGTAAGTTGTACTCACAACTTCTTAAAATAATCTGGTTAAAATGTTGGCATGTCTGACTGGGATTTTTGCCCTGTCTGACTTGATGTTTCCATGTTCCCAGATTTAAgcaatgacatgacatgacatagtaACATGTATGTTTATACAGAGCTAGACTAGATTATAGCAGTTTGCCACCATACCATAAATCTGGGTTAATAACCCAAtagtaatataaaaaataacaccAACACATCAAAACAACTCTTCttttttggtgtatttttttttttaccaatggGTCCCAGGTAAAGTCAGTGCTACAGTATATTGATGCAAACATTTTTTACTCAGTGATTTTAGtgtatacaaataaaaatttccAATTTGAATCCATcctgaaaccaaaacaacaaaaaataacaaaaccgGCTGACCTTGCAATGAGTTAAAGATGGCAAAGAGGTACATGAAGGGCAGGTTAACGGGTCCCCAGGCAAAAAAGGCAAAGCCCCAAGTGAGGCCCAGGAGGAGGGTTATCCCCGCCACACTGCGCACATCCTGAAGTATGCTGCGGTGCTGCATATTGTGAGGGTTCTGCCTCTTTATCCGACACAGCTGGACCAGCACCACAATGAACATGATGAAGTTGAAGAGAAAGACGACGCAGAAATAGGCCACCACAGCCACATAGAAGGCAATGTCATTTTTCAGCCAGCAGCTGTGGGAGACAATTAAAgggttagttttttttcttagtatTTGTATGAGTATGAAATGAGTATTTTGCATGAAACTGCAAATAAagcatttgagaaaaaaaaactcacaagtCATCACTAGTGCCATCAGGAAACTTTCCATAGGATATAAGACCGTAGTTATCCTTGTCAATCGCAATGACTATAATGACCACAATCATCGGGACGCCCCAGCCTACCAGTGAGAACTTCAGCATGTAGCGTGATATGTAGCTGTTGAAGACTTTCACGAGGGCCAGGTACATGTGAACGGCCTCAAGTCCCATCCAGGTGAAGGCAACCAATAGAAAGTAGTGAAGGAACCAAGCAGTGGAGATGCAGAGGCCCACAGCTTCCGGGTAGAGCGCCAGCCAAGCATCCACCAGGAAGACCAGGTTCAGCATTAGCAGAGCCAGGCACAACTGGATCAGGATTTTGGATGGGATGTCCTTACGCAACTTCCTGCAGGGTTCAAATGGTTTGCAGGAAATATCATCATAAAAAAAGTGCTGTGAAAAAATATCTGCATTCACTTTAAACCAtaaatgagtttttaaaaatactatAACTCTATCACAATAAAGCCAGAAACAAAGGTGTTTCAACTTTGGTGGCCTCCTAGTGGTAGAATCAAGAAAGACACTTCACTTCAATAGTGATTATTATATATTGGATGTGTGCAACTTATCTTATGTTGTGCAATTAATACTCACCCAAAGGCCAAGTAGGTGAGGAGGGTGATAGACAGGAAGATGGCAGAGATTCCACAGCCAATATATGTGATAAAAGTCAGGATGGTGGCCTGGACACGGCTGGTTACAGGCTGTCTGGAGAGGTCCtgcaagaaaacacagagaggaaaaaaaacaaacaaaaaaaaacactgagaagtTATAGCAGAATGGAAGTGGTTAGGATTCAATTGATGAATTATCATCAAAAAGATGCatgagaaaaatgagaaaaccgATCATTTTCTTACCAGCAGGATAGCAAAACTGGTTAAATGGTTGCAGCCACAAACTGTTTCATTGTCTGTGCTCTTTTGGACAGAACAGCCCTTGGGATTCCAACCACCTGACTCATCTGTCAGCAGAAAACATTAAGCATATTTTCAGCTTTGTCTAATGTGATAAACATtgttaacaataacaataataataaaaaaaaacaaacaaaaaaaaaaaaccaacaacttACTATTCAATGTAAAGTCCCAGAAAACACATGTAGCCACAAAATTAGCCTGTAGTTTGAGAGAAGGCATAAGAGCTTGTATCAGTTTACAATCTCTAATTAGACCTAATTGGACATCAcgctttttttgtctctgttgagCGTGACAGTGTTTGAAAATGGACTCACTGGAATGGGCTCTGTGTTCCTCAAGTGAATTACAACATCGTCCGTCAGTcctttgattgacaggttgGCCACACTCGCTCCCAGGATCCCACTATTAAGTTTGCGTTGTCCTATGGATCTGTCCTGCATGGCCATATAGAGACAACACAAGTTATCAGAAGGCAGTGCTCCAATATGTAATTTGAAATGTAGCCCATCACTTTCctttaaaacactgaatcaatgatatgaaattgaaaacacagacacaataacaAATTTCTGTGTCGTATTCACTGCATTCTGTTTCTCCTTAGCTAATGATATCCATATCCCATTCTGAACGGGACGCTGGTTGAATGTATAGACCTGGAACACTGTGTTCTTCTGGTAGAAATTGAACTGGACTCGGGAGGCCAGCTGCTGTTCCTCAGAGGTTAAGTCCTGGGTGAGAGAGGGGGGCAGCCTGATGGAGCCCTGAGGGATGGAGGAGTCTTCTCTCACACTCCTTCTCAGCCTGGGATCCCCACGGACCTGCAACACACATGGAACATGGACCTGGAGAGCACTGATACCACtccttattttcagtttgtcagaAGTCACTATTTGGAATAACTGAGCTGCAGTAGCTCAACTCATTTCTTCTTCAAAAAGGTGTTACATGTACAAAACTAAATGTAATCCAGTTGGTCCAATTTTTAGTCTTCCAAACCTTGTATGTACGATTCTAAAACATCTGCGGAAAAATAGCTGGTAAATAGTAACCAGTGTCCGACTGGCTACCACTCAGAATAAAAAATTGTTATGATGTATGACCTATAAAATACCTTTACAGGTATTATAAACTAAAACTTTCATGCCATACCTGTACATTATTGGGATCAgagatagaaaaaaatgtttcctgaaaGTTCCTTCCATCTGCTGGTTTCACAGACAAAGCCACAGCTGGGGACAAGAGGGTCTCAGCCTGTTCTTCAAGGACCAGCTTCAACCCCACTGTATCAACAATCTGTATAATCCTGATGAAATAGAAATTCATTGGTATCGTGCACAATAGCAATACTTCTTATATTCACTGAGCCACTTCAGTCATACTGCTGGTTCCCAACCCTAAATCCAAACGCTATTTTGTGGTGAAATTAAGTAGGCAATGAATTCACAGAGACAGTTAATCATCATAAAATTTCAGCATTAAACACTACATAAAACTCATGTGTGAACATatgaataacaaacaaactaatGGGAAATTCTTTGTGTAGCAATGGGATGTGGAGAACATTTATGCTCCAATCACAGCTATTATGTTAATGCCCTTGCTGAGCAGTCTGCAACGAACCCCTTGAGTTGTAGCATCTAATTGCTATAAGAGTACACAATATGTTTGAGaacatcaaataaatgaatgtgtaacCTGTTGGAGGAGTCGGCCAGCGTCTCAGCAGACGCACCCAGCAGATTACTGACAATGTGGACGGAGGTGTTTCCCAGAGCCAGGCTGACGGTCGGGCCAGCCAAAAGATCCTCCAGCTGAGACACCAGCTCATCCACCTGGCTGGAATTCAGCGAGGACACGTCTCTGGTCATCGCTAGGAGAGAGTTGGCTTGGCTTTCAGCTGCTGGCAACAAAATGCAAAAGGGGAACTGTAACCATGCTGAAATGATGTAAATGCTGCAACAGAGCTGGACATAGTGCTGAGGTGATAACAAACCTGCTTCAGTAGTTGCTGTTACTGTGACATtagcagcagtggtggtggcGTTGAGGGGCTCAGCTGTCGTGTTCAGTGGGGATGAAGTAACATTTACAGACgaggtggtggtgttgggtTGTGTGGTTGTCACATTTGGGCTGGGTGTCGTAAACGGCTCCTGAACACATTGCTCTAAAAGCTCTGCAGCCACATTTATTCCAGTTTgactataaagaaaaaaaaggacaaattaaCATCTTAGGGAGAAAAATATTCGTAGGAATATATTTGTGGGAATATTTTATCAGGTGTCACATTTTGATCGACTACAATACAAACAGGCCTGAAATCAGTTACTATCATGGTCACTGAGTTTGTAAAGATGGAGTTAAGTTAGTGAAGAAGATAGGGTGGTAAGAAGATCATACAAACCAGGTGAGGATGTTAGACGTTTCTATTGCCATACAAAACATAGCAGGGTTAAGGTTCAATTTAACCCATTTGAACTGGGATGCCAATGGATTGTCGCCGCCTGAATTTCCGCATATTGCTGTATGACATTTCAGATGAAACACAAATGAGAAGTTTCACAAGACATACctacagttatttatttatttatttttgactatGTGAACCGATGTTGACTCGACTTGTTTCTCTGTGGTTAATATACACACCGGCTCGAGTCACCAGTCCATCAAACTTGATCTGTTCAATAGACTGAAACACTTTTGTCACAAGTGCCGACAGATTGCAGATAGGAACCTCATGGGCGAAGCCCAAAATCACTCTGCAGCTTTCAAGACTAGAATTAGAAAATAAGAGCACAGATTTCAATccctgtttaaatgtttaagatGTATCAGTGCATAGAAATGCTCTGATTTAATATGATTAGACTCACtttgttgctgtgtttccaCAGAACACGTGGGAATCCTGAGTAGAAATGTCCATTTTAGTCAAACTATCTCAAGTGATTATGTTAAAGTAACACATCAAAATATGTAtgacaaagtgttttttatgctttgtaTACAAAATGTACTTCTGTGCaataaaagataagaaaaagccCCGCGGACTGtgacaaaaagataaaaagtgaTCAAGTGCCATAAAGTTGCACTTGCACTTATTTTTGGAATGGCTTGTTTAGTTAGTATGATTATGCTTTGGCGGCTGATTACCTTGTATTCTGTTGCAATGATGGACAATGGACATGAAGAACTGCGAAGCAACATTACAAAGATTGTGAATTGTTTTCAATTTTAGTTTAGCCTATTAATTCAAATATAATTTGATTTGCATATGCTTGAAGAATGATAAAACTCACTCTGTGCTTGGAGAGCAAGGCGGTGCTTGTTTTAGTTTAGAAATCTGTAGAGATTCGAGATATCATATTATGATGCTACAAGAATTAATTGATGCACAATGGATaaagagaaatacaaaatcATAAAcgtatgtatacagtatatgcatattttgtgtgtgtgcacaagaaCTTACCAAGGACAAGACATATGAAATGTTGATGTTGGGATCTTgtattgacattttaaaagtgtAGTATGCatctaaaaacaaagaaacaaaagtaaCTTATGAAAGGCTTTCAGACTATATCGGTCTAGATAATAATCTGATACTTTTGTTAGTTGATTAAACACTAACCAGTTCTACTGCAATAAGCAGAGCAGTTGCACTTCTTCGGATCTGAAACAAAGTCAAATCATTTTGGTTTATTGTCAGTGTGAACAGAGCCAaagttttacattaaaaaaagactgtCTTAATTTCAAGTTCTTCGTGGAACATTTAACTCATCTTATTCAATCATATATTCCTGCATtacaacattattttaaatttgactGAGGTCAAATTTACAGTTTTGAGACCTCCAACAATGGCATGTGTGGCCTCAGGTTAACATGTTTTGGACAATTATATGGATATGCTTTAAGGGAGAAGGGGGTGAATAAGTATTTACTCAAAACCTGTTACTATTTTTTATCTGTAAGAAATGTGCAAAACTTCTCCAAACTCtcctttgacattttgggtTATTGTGTGTAGATCAGTGACAAAAATCCAAATTTGGTCAATTTGTAATTCAGGCTGAAACACATTAacatgtggtaaaaaaaaaattaaagagttgaatattttctttactttgtgtGGTTTGAAGATGTTTAAACATTTAGAGCTCACCTGGGCCACAGTTCGTTGAGTTGCTTCCACCTTCCACATATGCCGCCCCAGACTCTTCACTGTTGAAAGACAACCACATTCCataaatattttgtgtgtaaCTCCCAACATCCTtatgaaatgtcacaaaaatgaaaaggtgtTGTTGTATACCTTTAAGATCAGTTCATAAATGTTgctcaagaaaaaaacaaaaaacaaaaatgctctAGTgattcttgttttgttgttattttaatgaATAAGTTGGgaagttgaaaaaaaagaacatcataaATACCAAACGTCTTACCATGATGCACCGGCCGGACCTCTATAAATGCAACTGTTTATCCCATGTGGATTGCTATTGCACTCACTGAATAGCAGACCTGCTCAATGACACAGAGGGAtaattgcattatgggaacttGTTAGGTAGCTAATTGTGTATTTCAAAGTATTCAGGACTCACCTGTTCTATCTATTCTTCTACCCACCACGTGGATGTCAGGGGAAGTTTTACTAGCTGCACAAAGAGTACGGAGGATGCAACATGGATGTACTCTCTTCCTcagctgcagcat
Coding sequences within:
- the LOC130182572 gene encoding mucin-2 isoform X3 codes for the protein MLHDKVTVNLHCSLPATIARMKKPGSHGRHLHWLQMLLFTLLAGQAYCEETSAAPTSLLPLPTITAQTSAHYFLNIAVDVTGSNKEESEIKDWLGQVFQNKLENCISPTHEETTTSQQTTSASTANETTLNTTTATISTTLEINNTTATTFNSNNTTTATSTMLNFNTSTATLTTSNINTTTATSTMLNINTTTATSTTSNINTTTATSTTLEINNTTATTFNSNNTTTATSAMLNINTTTATTPTTLTRSITTTTPTTLTRSITTTTTTTATTPTTLTRSITTTTPTTLTRSITTTTPTTLTRSITTTTTTTATTPTTLRSITTTATTPTTLRSITTTATTPTTLKRSDTTTARADLSTTAALTPINSPTAFLPDTSPVKQVPDGGGDDRQSTKTNSNQLTQRVAREISGSATQTSGPGNTTGLFQGLELSCDRKTAIQKTNCSVMLQLRKRVHPCCILRTLCAASKTSPDIHVVGRRIDRTGLLFSECNSNPHGINSCIYRGPAGASCEESGAAYVEGGSNSTNCGPDPKKCNCSAYCSRTDAYYTFKMSIQDPNINISYVLSLISKLKQAPPCSPSTDSSCPLSIIATEYKDSHVFCGNTATNLESCRVILGFAHEVPICNLSALVTKVFQSIEQIKFDGLVTRAAICGNSGGDNPLASQFKWVKLNLNPAMFCMAIETSNILTCQTGINVAAELLEQCVQEPFTTPSPNVTTTQPNTTTSSVNVTSSPLNTTAEPLNATTTAANVTVTATTEAAAESQANSLLAMTRDVSSLNSSQVDELVSQLEDLLAGPTVSLALGNTSVHIVSNLLGASAETLADSSNRIIQIVDTVGLKLVLEEQAETLLSPAVALSVKPADGRNFQETFFSISDPNNVQVRGDPRLRRSVREDSSIPQGSIRLPPSLTQDLTSEEQQLASRVQFNFYQKNTVFQDRSIGQRKLNSGILGASVANLSIKGLTDDVVIHLRNTEPIPANFVATCVFWDFTLNNESGGWNPKGCSVQKSTDNETVCGCNHLTSFAILLDLSRQPVTSRVQATILTFITYIGCGISAIFLSITLLTYLAFGKLRKDIPSKILIQLCLALLMLNLVFLVDAWLALYPEAVGLCISTAWFLHYFLLVAFTWMGLEAVHMYLALVKVFNSYISRYMLKFSLVGWGVPMIVVIIVIAIDKDNYGLISYGKFPDGTSDDFCWLKNDIAFYVAVVAYFCVVFLFNFIMFIVVLVQLCRIKRQNPHNMQHRSILQDVRSVAGITLLLGLTWGFAFFAWGPVNLPFMYLFAIFNSLQGFFIFVFHCAAKENVRRQWRIHLCCGTMRLAENSEWSRTATQKTVKKSSVTRVTSLHSSKSNNSSSSTSFLVSDSSEQINGIGSPFEDRAITADEDASMDVILNEINRQNRNQ